The following coding sequences are from one Amphiprion ocellaris isolate individual 3 ecotype Okinawa chromosome 19, ASM2253959v1, whole genome shotgun sequence window:
- the LOC111564675 gene encoding RING finger protein 222, whose translation MALYKEDSQEDALECPVCYESLSGTERTLSCGHVFCHDCLVKTLVSINSDGNIRDTIVCPICRHLTFIKRQKEALVSLAADKDLHEGQTLEVPLPLPLGQLQSARRASMESALSGVNWVARVARCCRGISQRVRRQRLISPGHNASQIFIISAQGRPMAEEDALSVVMTVVQPQRRRRRRICTTARCLLVLLSAFTVLALVAATLPWILLA comes from the coding sequence ATGGCACTTTACAAAGAAGACAGTCAGGAGGACGCGCTAGAATGCCCAGTGTGCTATGAGAGTCTCTCTGGCACTGAGCGCACTTTGAGCTGCGGTCATGTATTCTGCCACGACTGCCTGGTCAAAACGCTGGTCAGCATCAACAGCGATGGAAACATCCGAGACACGATCGTTTGCCCCATCTGCAGACATCTTACATTCATCAAGAGACAAAAGGAAGCGCTGGTGTCGCTCGCAGCGGACAAGGATCTGCATGAAGGGCAAACTCTGGAGGTACCTCTTCCTCTGCCACTGGGGCAGCTCCAGAGCGCACGGCGCGCCTCCATGGAGAGCGCACTGAGTGGAGTAAACTGGGTTGCTCGCGTTGCTCGCTGCTGCAGGGGCATCTCTCAGCGAGTCCGCCGACAGAGGTTAATCAGCCCCGGCCATAATGCATCTCAGATCTTCATCATAAGCGCTCAGGGGCGACCTATGGCTGAAGAAGATGCGCTTAGTGTTGTGATGACTGTGGTTCAGCCCCAGCGCAGGCGAAGACGCAGGATTTGTACAACAGCACGATGCTTGCTCGTCTTGCTCTCGGCATTTACTGTCCTGGCACTGGTGGCAGCAACTTTACCGTGGATTTTGTTGGCGTAG